The Halichoerus grypus chromosome 9, mHalGry1.hap1.1, whole genome shotgun sequence genome has a window encoding:
- the SOX4 gene encoding transcription factor SOX-4 encodes MVQQTNNAENTEALLAGESSDSGAGLELGIASSPTPGSTASTGGKADDPSWCKTPSGHIKRPMNAFMVWSQIERRKIMEQSPDMHNAEISKRLGKRWKLLKDSDKIPFIREAERLRLKHMADYPDYKYRPRKKVKSGNANSGSSAAASSKPGEKGDKVGGGGGHGGGGGGGSGNAGGGGGGASGGGANSKPAQKKSCGSKVAGGAGGGVSKPHAKLILAGGGGKAAAAGASSSFAAEQAGAAALLPLGAAAAADHHSLYKARTPSAAASASTAASASAGLAAPGKHLADKKVKRVYLFGGLGASSSPVGGVGAGADPSDPLGLYEEGGAGCSPDGPSLSGRSSAASSPAAGRSPADHRSYASLRAASPAPSSAPSHASSSASSHSSASSSSGSSSSDDEFEDDLLDLNPSSNFESMSLGSFSSSSALDRDLDFNFEPGSGSHFEFPDYCTPEVSEMISGDWLESSISNLVFTY; translated from the coding sequence ATGGTGCAGCAAACCAACAACGCCGAGAACACGGAAGCGCTGCTGGCCGGCGAGAGCTCGGACTCGGGCGCGGGCCTCGAGCTGGGCATCGCCTCCTCCCCCACGCCCGGCTCCACCGCCTCCACGGGCGGCAAGGCCGACGACCCGAGCTGGTGCAAGACGCCGAGCGGGCACATCAAGCGGCCCATGAACGCCTTCATGGTGTGGTCGCAGATCGAGCGGCGCAAGATCATGGAGCAGTCGCCCGACATGCACAACGCCGAGATCTCCAAGCGGCTGGGCAAACGCTGGAAGCTGCTCAAAGACAGCGACAAGATCCCTTTCATTCGGGAGGCGGAGCGGCTGCGCCTCAAGCACATGGCTGACTACCCCGACTACAAGTACCGGCCCAGGAAGAAGGTCAAGTCCGGCAACGCCAACTCCGGCTCCTCGGCCGCCGCCTCCTCCAAGCCGGGGGAGAAGGGAGACAAGGTCGGTGGCGGGGGTGGCCATGggggcggcggcggtggcgggaGCGGCAACGCGgggggaggaggcggcggcgcgAGCGGCGGCGGCGCCAACTCCAAACCCGCGCAGAAAAAGAGCTGCGGCTCCAAAGtggcgggcggcgcgggcggcggggtCAGCAAACCGCACGCCAAGCTCATcctggcgggcggcggcgggaAGGCGGCGGCCGCGGGCGCCTCCTCCTCCTTCGCGGCCGAGCAAGCGGGGGCCGCGGCCCTGCTGCCCctgggcgccgccgccgccgccgaccACCACTCGCTGTACAAGGCGCGGACTCCCAGCGCGGCGGCCTCGGCCTCCACGGCCGCCTCCGCCTCGGCCGGCCTGGCGGCCCCGGGCAAACACCTGGCCGACAAGAAGGTGAAGCGCGTTTACCTGTTCGGCGGCCTGGGCGCCTCCTCTTCGCCCGTGGGCGGCGTGGGCGCGGGCGCCGACCCCAGCGACCCCCTGGGCCTGTACGAGGAGGGCGGCGCGGGCTGTTCGCCCGACGGGCCGAGCCTGAGCGGCCGCAGCAGCGCCGCGTCGTCGCCGGCCGCCGGCCGCTCGCCAGCGGACCACCGCAGCTACGCCAGCCTGCGCGCCGCCTCGCCCGCGCCGTCCAGCGCGCCCTCGCACGCGTCCTCGTCGGCCTCGTCCCACTCGTCCGCGTCCTCGTCGTCGGGCTCCTCGTCCTCCGACGACGAGTTCGAAGACGACCTGCTCGACCTGAACCCCAGCTCAAACTTTGAGAGCATGTCCCTGGGCAGCTTCAGCTCGTCGTCGGCGCTGGACCGGGACCTGGATTTTAACTTCGAGCCCGGCTCCGGCTCGCACTTCGAGTTCCCGGACTACTGCACGCCCGAGGTGAGCGAGATGATCTCGGGAGACTGGCTCGAGTCCAGCATCTCCAACCTGGTCTTCACCTACTGA